Proteins encoded in a region of the Suncus etruscus isolate mSunEtr1 chromosome 1, mSunEtr1.pri.cur, whole genome shotgun sequence genome:
- the SPACA3 gene encoding LOW QUALITY PROTEIN: sperm acrosome membrane-associated protein 3 (The sequence of the model RefSeq protein was modified relative to this genomic sequence to represent the inferred CDS: substituted 1 base at 1 genomic stop codon), with translation MDKGRRLSCXFSQSGGLSQRGWGSASAACMDPRSWALWRSQYPLGILLLVFASLFASCQAKVYSRCALARVLQDFGLEGYRGYSLADWVCLAYYASGFNTAAVDHEADGSTNNGLFQINSRKWCRTFSSKSTSLCQIYCIDLLNPNLKDSVICAMKIAQQPMGLGSWETWRHHCQGKDLNDWVDGCDV, from the exons ATGGACAAGG GGAGAAGACTGAGCTGCTGATTCTCTCAAAGTGGCGGGCTGAGTCAGCGTGGCTGGGGTTCTGCCTCGGCTGCCTGTATGGACCCCAGGAGCTGGGCTCTCTGGAGGTCACAATACCCACTGGGCATTTTGCTGCTGGTCTTTGCCTCTCTGTTTGCCTCCTGCCAGGCCAAGGTCTACAGCCGCTGTGCGCTGGCCAGAGTGCTGCAGGATTTCGGCCTGGAGGGATATCGGGGATACAGCCTGGCAGACT GGGTCTGCCTTGCTTATTATGCAAGTGGCTTCAATACAGCTGCTGTGGACCATGAGGCCGATGGAAGCACCAATAATGGCCTCTTCCAGATCAACAGCCGGAAGTGGTGCAGAACTTTCAGCTCTAAGAGTACCAGCTTGTGCCAGATATATTGTATTG ACCTGTTGAATCCTAACCTCAAAGATTCTGTTATCTGTGCAATGAAGATAGCTCAACAACCAATGGGGCTGGGCTCCTG GGAGACCTGGAGACATCACTGCCAGGGCAAGGACCTCAACGACTGGGTGGATGGCTGTGATGTCTAG